Proteins from a single region of Pseudomonas sp. 10S4:
- the ydcS gene encoding putative ABC transporter substrate-binding protein YdcS, with protein sequence MFVHKTALLSAITTALLASASIQAAEPLKAVGAGEGQLDIVAWPGYIERGESDKAYDWVTGFEKETGCKVNVKTAATSDEMVSLMAKGGYDLVTASGDASLRLIVGKRVQPINTALIPNWKGLDPRLKDAPWYVVNKQTYGTPYQWGPNVLMYNTNVFKTAPTSWNVVFDAQNLPDGKPNKGRVQAYDGPIYIADAALYLKSTKPELGIQSPYELTETQYKAVLDLLRAQQPLIHRYWHDTTVQMSDFKNEGVVASSAWPYQVNGLMNEKQPIASTIPKEGATGWADTTMLHAEAKHPNCAYKWMDWSLQPKVQGDVAAWFGSLPAVPAACQGSELLGAEGCKTNGFDQFEKIAFWKTPQAEGGKFVPYSRWTQDYIAIMGGR encoded by the coding sequence ATGTTCGTGCACAAGACCGCACTGCTCAGTGCAATCACCACCGCACTGCTGGCCAGTGCCAGTATCCAGGCCGCCGAACCGCTGAAAGCCGTCGGTGCCGGCGAAGGTCAGTTGGATATCGTCGCCTGGCCCGGCTACATCGAACGTGGCGAGAGCGACAAGGCCTACGACTGGGTGACCGGTTTCGAAAAGGAAACCGGCTGCAAGGTCAACGTCAAGACCGCCGCCACCTCCGATGAAATGGTCAGCTTGATGGCCAAGGGTGGTTACGACCTGGTCACCGCGTCCGGCGATGCGTCGCTGCGATTGATCGTCGGCAAGCGTGTGCAACCGATCAACACGGCGTTGATCCCGAACTGGAAAGGCCTCGACCCGCGCCTCAAAGATGCGCCGTGGTACGTGGTCAACAAGCAGACTTATGGCACTCCATACCAGTGGGGCCCGAACGTGCTGATGTACAACACCAACGTGTTCAAGACTGCGCCGACCAGTTGGAACGTAGTGTTCGACGCGCAAAACCTGCCGGACGGCAAGCCGAACAAAGGTCGTGTGCAGGCCTATGACGGCCCGATCTACATCGCCGACGCCGCGCTGTACCTGAAAAGCACCAAGCCGGAACTGGGCATCCAGAGCCCGTACGAGCTGACCGAAACCCAGTACAAAGCCGTGCTCGATCTGTTGCGCGCCCAGCAGCCGCTGATCCACCGCTACTGGCACGACACCACCGTGCAGATGAGTGACTTCAAAAACGAAGGCGTGGTCGCGTCCAGCGCCTGGCCGTATCAGGTCAACGGCCTGATGAACGAGAAGCAGCCGATCGCTTCGACCATCCCGAAAGAAGGCGCCACCGGCTGGGCCGACACCACCATGCTGCACGCCGAGGCCAAACACCCGAACTGCGCCTACAAGTGGATGGACTGGTCGCTGCAACCGAAAGTCCAGGGTGACGTCGCCGCGTGGTTCGGCTCGTTGCCAGCGGTGCCGGCGGCTTGCCAGGGCAGCGAACTGTTGGGCGCCGAGGGTTGCAAGACCAACGGTTTCGACCAGTTCGAGAAAATCGCCTTCTGGAAAACCCCGCAGGCTGAAGGCGGCAAGTTCGTACCGTACAGCCGCTGGACCCAGGATTACATCGCGATTATGGGCGGTCGCTGA
- a CDS encoding LysR family transcriptional regulator, translated as MMTLRQIRHFIAVAETGSISAAAQTAFISQSTLTLAIQQLEQEIGVSLFNRHAKGMTLTHQGHQFLRQAHLILATVDNAKRSLQQSTDQVAGQLIVGVTSLVAGYYLADLLTRFQRAYPNVEIRVMEDERPYIEHLLVSGEIDVGVLILSNLEDRHALQTEVLTHSPHRLWLPAQHPLLEHDSINLADVAREPLIQLNVDEMDRNAQRMWSAASLQPRITLKTASTEAVRSLVAAGLGVSIQPDMTYRPWSLEGDIIEARPIADLSQTLDVGLAWRRGTARPALVDPFLTVAREQPHGGRKPSI; from the coding sequence ATGATGACTTTGCGTCAGATCCGTCATTTCATCGCTGTGGCCGAGACCGGTTCGATCTCCGCCGCCGCGCAAACCGCGTTTATTTCCCAGTCCACCCTGACTCTGGCGATCCAGCAACTGGAGCAGGAAATCGGCGTCAGCCTGTTCAACCGCCACGCCAAGGGCATGACCCTGACCCACCAGGGCCATCAATTCCTGCGCCAGGCGCACTTGATTCTGGCAACCGTGGACAACGCCAAGCGCAGCCTTCAGCAAAGCACCGACCAAGTGGCCGGGCAGTTGATCGTCGGCGTGACCAGCCTCGTTGCCGGTTATTACCTGGCGGATCTGCTCACCCGATTCCAGCGCGCCTACCCCAACGTCGAGATTCGGGTGATGGAGGATGAGCGCCCTTACATCGAGCATTTGCTGGTCAGCGGCGAGATTGATGTCGGCGTGCTGATCCTTTCCAATCTCGAAGACCGCCACGCCTTGCAGACCGAAGTGCTGACCCACTCGCCCCACCGCTTGTGGCTGCCGGCGCAGCATCCGTTGCTGGAACACGACAGCATCAACCTCGCTGACGTGGCCCGCGAACCGCTGATTCAGTTGAACGTCGATGAAATGGACCGCAACGCCCAGCGCATGTGGTCAGCAGCCTCGCTGCAACCGCGCATCACCCTCAAAACTGCGTCGACGGAAGCCGTGCGAAGCCTGGTGGCGGCGGGACTGGGCGTGTCGATCCAGCCCGACATGACCTACCGCCCCTGGTCACTGGAGGGCGACATCATCGAAGCCCGGCCGATTGCCGACCTCAGCCAGACCCTCGACGTCGGCCTGGCCTGGCGTCGCGGCACCGCCCGGCCGGCGCTGGTCGACCCGTTCCTGACCGTCGCCCGGGAACAACCCCACGGCGGGCGCAAGCCATCTATTTAA
- a CDS encoding tellurite resistance TerB family protein — translation MNTRGLLDQLLKSGQDLLKDKAGGHQNKSSGGGLGGLLGGSGGSGGLGSLLSGAGGGALAAGAMGLLLGSKKGRSVGGKVLTYGGLAALGVIAYKAFGNWQAQQGTAPKAEPQTIDRLPAAQVEQHSQAILKALVAAAKADGHVDERERALIEGEFTKLDNDQELQHWLHTELNKPLDPSDVARAASTPEMAAEMYIASVMLVDEESFMEKSYLDELARQLKLEPGLKAELEKQVRQASM, via the coding sequence ATGAACACCCGTGGATTGCTCGATCAGCTACTCAAATCCGGCCAGGACCTGTTGAAGGACAAGGCCGGCGGTCATCAGAACAAGTCATCCGGCGGTGGATTGGGTGGTTTGCTTGGCGGCAGCGGTGGCTCGGGCGGCCTCGGCAGCTTGCTCTCGGGGGCGGGGGGCGGTGCTTTGGCGGCCGGTGCAATGGGCCTGTTGCTCGGTAGCAAGAAGGGTCGCAGTGTCGGCGGCAAGGTCCTGACCTATGGCGGTCTCGCGGCGTTGGGCGTGATTGCCTACAAGGCTTTTGGCAACTGGCAAGCCCAGCAGGGCACGGCACCGAAGGCTGAGCCGCAAACCATCGACCGCTTGCCGGCGGCGCAGGTTGAACAACACAGCCAGGCGATTCTCAAGGCGCTGGTAGCCGCGGCCAAAGCCGATGGCCACGTCGATGAGCGTGAGCGCGCATTGATCGAAGGTGAATTCACCAAGCTCGATAACGACCAGGAACTGCAGCACTGGCTGCACACCGAACTCAACAAGCCCCTCGACCCAAGCGACGTCGCCCGCGCCGCCAGCACTCCGGAAATGGCCGCCGAGATGTATATCGCCAGTGTGATGCTGGTGGATGAGGAGAGCTTCATGGAAAAGTCCTACCTCGATGAACTGGCACGGCAGTTGAAGCTGGAGCCGGGGTTGAAGGCTGAGCTGGAGAAACAGGTGCGCCAGGCTTCGATGTAA
- a CDS encoding methyl-accepting chemotaxis protein: MKNWTLRQRILASFAVIIAIMLLMVMVSFSSLLKIESSEETVRTDAAPGVYYSSMIRSAWVDSYVLTQRIVGLSEHRDMTAADLELYRSYEARLEAEMENYRKTIFDAGDQADYDAFEVRHKAFNQVLNKVVDLYQHKQYEQARIALEQELTPAWGDGRKQLSIVIDRNRDQTAGATEAIRQAVTAAKISMGLSLLVAILAAGLCGLLLMRAITAPMSRIVQILEIMRTGDLSSRLNLDRKDEFGAVQTGFNDMMTDLTSLVSQAQRSSVQVTTSVTEIAATSKQQQATATETAATTTEIGATSREIAATSRDLVRTMTEVSTAADQASVLAGSGQQGLARMEDTMHSVMGAADLVNAKLAILNEKAGNINQVVVTIVKVADQTNLLSLNAAIEAEKAGEYGRGFAVVATEVRRLADQTAVATYDIEQMVREIQSAVSAGVMGMDKFSEEVRRGMSEVQQVGEQLSQIIHQVQALAPRVLMVNEGMQAQATGAEQINHALVQLGDASSQTVESLRQASFAIDELSQVAVGLRGGVSRFKV, encoded by the coding sequence GTGAAGAACTGGACGTTGCGCCAACGCATCTTGGCGAGCTTTGCGGTCATTATTGCCATCATGCTGCTGATGGTCATGGTCTCGTTCTCCAGTCTGCTGAAGATTGAGTCCAGCGAGGAAACGGTCCGAACGGATGCAGCGCCGGGGGTGTATTACAGTTCGATGATTCGCAGCGCCTGGGTCGACAGCTACGTCCTGACCCAGCGGATCGTTGGCCTCTCTGAACATCGAGACATGACTGCCGCTGACCTGGAACTGTACAGGAGCTACGAAGCGCGCCTCGAAGCGGAGATGGAAAACTATCGGAAAACCATCTTCGATGCCGGGGATCAGGCCGATTACGACGCATTCGAAGTTCGCCATAAAGCGTTCAATCAGGTGTTGAATAAAGTCGTCGATCTGTATCAGCACAAACAGTACGAACAGGCCCGCATTGCGCTGGAGCAGGAGTTGACACCCGCGTGGGGCGATGGCCGCAAGCAGTTGAGTATTGTGATTGATCGCAATCGTGATCAGACCGCTGGCGCCACCGAGGCAATCCGCCAAGCGGTGACCGCGGCAAAAATCAGCATGGGCCTCTCTTTGCTGGTCGCGATTCTCGCCGCCGGTCTCTGTGGCCTGCTACTGATGCGCGCGATCACGGCACCAATGAGCCGCATCGTGCAGATCCTCGAAATCATGCGTACCGGTGACCTCAGCAGCCGCCTGAACCTTGATCGCAAGGACGAGTTCGGCGCGGTGCAAACCGGCTTCAACGACATGATGACCGATCTGACCTCGCTGGTGTCCCAGGCTCAGCGTTCGTCGGTGCAGGTCACCACCTCGGTCACTGAAATCGCCGCCACCTCCAAGCAACAACAAGCCACCGCCACCGAAACTGCCGCCACCACCACTGAAATCGGTGCGACGTCCCGTGAAATCGCCGCCACGTCCCGTGACCTGGTGCGCACCATGACAGAAGTCTCCACGGCCGCCGATCAGGCCTCGGTGCTGGCCGGTTCCGGGCAGCAAGGCCTGGCGCGGATGGAAGACACCATGCACTCGGTGATGGGCGCGGCCGATCTGGTCAACGCCAAACTGGCGATCCTCAACGAGAAGGCCGGCAACATCAACCAAGTGGTCGTGACCATCGTCAAGGTCGCTGACCAGACCAACCTGCTGTCGTTGAACGCGGCCATCGAGGCCGAGAAGGCCGGTGAGTACGGTCGCGGTTTTGCCGTGGTCGCCACCGAAGTGCGACGTCTGGCGGACCAGACCGCCGTCGCCACGTATGACATCGAGCAGATGGTCCGCGAGATTCAGTCGGCGGTGTCGGCCGGGGTTATGGGTATGGATAAGTTCTCCGAAGAAGTGCGTCGCGGCATGTCCGAAGTGCAGCAGGTCGGTGAGCAGCTGTCGCAGATCATCCATCAGGTTCAGGCGCTGGCGCCGCGAGTGTTGATGGTCAATGAAGGCATGCAGGCCCAGGCCACCGGCGCCGAACAGATCAACCATGCGCTGGTGCAATTGGGCGATGCCAGCAGCCAGACCGTCGAGTCCTTGCGCCAGGCCAGTTTCGCCATTGACGAACTGAGCCAGGTGGCCGTCGGGCTGCGTGGTGGCGTCTCGCGATTCAAAGTCTGA